tttaggtaAACCAATTGGTTTATGTGGAGCCTTTTGGTGGTAAATACGTCGGTCAAATAGGTGACATTGTTATTGGAGTTGTTGACAGCATTCAGGGAAACAAGTGGTTTCTGGACGTGAATGCTGTTGAGCTTGCTCAGTTATCTATTCTGCAGGTGAACACTGAAGAGTTGGCGAATCGTCGTAAAATTGACGAGGACATTTATGAAATGAGTAACTTGTTTAATGTGAATGACATTGTTTCTTGTGAAATTCAGCGCATTTCAGTAAGTTAACTCTcgaataatttatttccTAGCCCACTGGTACAATAATGCTCCAAACCAGGACTAGTAAATACGGTAAACTTGAAAATGGGATTCTCGTCAAAATAAAACCAAATTTGGTGATTAGGAAGGGTAAGCACATTTACGACATGGAATGCGGTGTAAGAATAATACTGGGATGCAATGGTaccaattaattttttaattgaTGTTCAGGATATATATGGCTCACTAGTCAAAAAGCCCATGAATTGCTCAAGAAGGAAAAGGAAAACTCTCCTGAGAAGGCCAATTTCATCACCAGAGTCTGTATAATTAGGAGTATTTTACTAATGTTTTCTTCAAAGCTAATAAAGGTAAACTTTGACGTGATTGAAAAGGCCTTTGCAATCTACTCTCACCTCTTCCCTAACAGATGTGATATGGATAAACAGATGGAGGAGCCCATACTCTCGAATTTTTAAgcatttttttaattttttagaagTTATCTACTCTGGCTAACTCttaagtttatatattttatattcagTTGTAACTGTCGCATGAAGCCACCATGTAGCATGGTGGTGATTAAAACAGTATTTGTATAACCTTCCATGATTAAGGGGTCTTTTCAGACACCTATGCCCAGGAGGTAATTTCTTACTTAAATAGATAAACAGAATTTGAACTTTTAGCAAGTTCAATATACCGTTACCTTAAATTGTATACAAAGAGTAGGagattattaaattatgaagaTTAGCTTTCGTTAACCAATAAAgaaatctaaaaaatgaattaatCATTCgaaaattattacttaaatttatataattatttagtatagtaaCCTTTTGTTTAACGCGTTCCCTTCTTTGAGCCTTGCTAATTTTAACGTTGCGGACGTAGGAACCTTTAGAGGTCAAGACCTTGCTACCCTCTCTAACGTGTTTAAGCTTGCGTTTCGGCTTAGTTGGAAGCACTGGGTTCTTTCTAATGTTCTCATGGGCCTTTGCGTACATATCCTCAAGTGATTCACTGTCCAACCCGAGTTTCAAGTATGCTGAAAACTGCCTCTTATACTTTTCTGGGTCTTCCTCCTTGAGGTACTCCATGTAGTTTGCCACATGTGTTCCGAAAATCCTATCCCTGTGTGCCTGAGCGTCATAGCTTCCgttattttcatcatcaaCGCTATACCCTGGGAACCTCTTTTCTGAGTGAGGAACGTGCAAACCTCCGTCACATGCTCCCTTGAGGGCTCCGAAGACTCTGTTTCCAGTTGTCACGTTCTTAATTCCAACATCCAAAAGTGCCTTGAAAGGGCGTCTTTCGTTATCCTCTTCTTCTACATGGTACAGCTCACCGTCTGCTTCAACCTTCCCTACAAACTGAGAGTCCAACTTGAGCTTGGTCAGCAACCTTCTTGCGAGAAGGAGTCCCGTGCAGTAAGCAGCTGCGTAGTTGGTGAGGCCAACCTTGACACCGTAATGAACCAGTTCAGAGGAGTCTGCTGATGCATGGACCTTGTCACCAACTAGGGTCGACGACACTATTTGACAGATGACCCTCTTGTTTGTAAGTCTCACAACTAATCTATACTTGGGTGAGTCATACTTGTTCTTGTCCTGGGCAACTAGACGTCTTCTGGCATAGTAATCGGTCTTTCCCTCTAAAAACAGATTATAAActcaaaataatttatttctaAATCAGACCATAAAGTAAGATTATAAAGATTTAGccaaataatattatggagaataaaataaaagatgTAACAGACGACAGGTCAAAGTATAAAGGGTTATACTTTGGTTTAAGTCAGTATTTGTTTCTGCCTCATGGTCAATGTTACagctttaaaatttgtaaatttcaCATTTGGCAAATACAATCAGATATACAACAGTGACTATGATAGGAAAAGGGCTAACCTCTGCGACGACGGAATTTGACCTGAAATCGCCTGAAATAGGCCTTATTCTTTACAACTCTTAAGAAagtcatttattttatcaacttcTTAAATCtgatattaaaaaaatgcGGAGATACTGTATAGATTTTGGTATAAGGTCAAACACTATAACAATGTTGAATTATAAACCAAGTGGTTAGGATATTTATTAGAGCCAACAATCTAACAAATATCCGCAACTTTCAATGGAagatataaataatataaataatataatagataaaaatataaatgacAATTGTAGGACTAATTTCCATCATTCCAAATGGGGACATTATGGTTATCAAGTCACGATATAACTATAATTctaattattcaataacacagtttatatataatcATTACTGTAATTAGATATGCGATTGTCTATTTTATTAGGCTCATAATTTTGGAACTTCTTAATACTCATCTGAGTATACTATTAgcttatttttttaaatattttccTTTATATATTCATACTTTACAACAACCatagttatatactaaatttTGTGTTATATTGACATAGAAATTAAGAGTAGCATTAGTTATCTAACCCTCTTCTTCCATATACACATAAACAATAATCaaaattctataaaaatCGGGTTTATAAAAAGATCTTCCATTAACGATTACGGACATTTTATGTAAAACTCTACATTTAAAATCTTAGTTATAGATATGTTtgagtgtaaaattatataattataattctttatatatttaatatatgaGAACCATCGATGTGATATATGTCAATTTAATCATACACCGGTGATAGAATTTATTATGGaagtttttttaaaacatattttcaataaataactgtTCAAGTTAATTTTGTGCTCATAATGCAtattatgttaaaattgaCGAATACACAATAATCTGGAATTGaagaaatttaaatcaCATAGACATgaaaatcaattttattgtaGGTGAATTTAAGAGAATCCAAGCGTATGATCACAGGTGATCTTGACATTCGTCTCCTACCTTCGATCCCCATATACTTGGGGCAtggtaaaataaagttgctaattatagtataattatttattaaatatttatatttatatttttttatttttaaattggAAGTTTACTTTATAGTATACTTAAATTCTTCTAGATTTATCACAGGTTTGTCTCAATTATTCTGATTCTAGATTCATGTGTACCATTTAACCTGTTTAATCTATATTTTATCTTGTTACAACTCTGAATTATCctttatatataactatataaaataataattcattaaactaaaaaataattttacagatGGCTCCAACGGTAAAAAAGAGCAAGAAGCAGCCAGCCCCGGCTCCACTTGCTAAACCAAAAGAAACTAAGGCAAAGAACCCATTTTTTGAGAGATTGCCACGTGATTTTGGCATTGGCCGTTCTATCCGTCCAAGAGTTAATTTGTCACGTTATGTCCGTTGGCCGAGGTATATTAAGATCCAACGTCAACATAGAGTTTTACTCCAAAGACTTAAAATACCACCCGctttaaatcaatttaaCTACACCATTGACAAGAGTCAAGCACTCCAGTTGCTTAGGTTTTTGAGTAAATACAAGCCAGAGACTAAGAAGGAGAAGGCAGCACGACTTTTGAAGGATGCAGAACTTGCAGCATCAGGCGCAGAAGTGGCGACCAAGAAGCCTTTTATGCTTAAAAGTGGTCTTAATCATGTAACAAATTTGGTGGAGTACAAGAAGGCGAAGCTCGTTGTAATCGCTCACGACGTAGATCCAATCGAGTTAGTTTTATGGCTCCCTGCACTATGCAGGAAAAAGGAGGTCCCGTACTGTATAATTAAAAGCAAGAGTAGGCTAGGGAAGCTCGTTCACCAGAAAACCGCATCAGTAGTGGCAGTTGACAATGTTAGGAAGGAAGACCAGGCGGAATTTGACAATCTGGTGAGGACATTCACGGCAATGTTCAATGAGAACTCCGAGTTGAGGAAGCGTTGGGGAGGCCACATCATGGGAATCAAGTCCCAGCACATGATAGCCAAGCGTGAAGCTTTAATCGCTATGGAAAACGCTAAGAAATTAGGTTTAACCtataactaaatatttatacaatgCTCtaatcatttattttacatattttattcattactTGTTAATTATTCGGGCATTAAATAAGAACTTGGATATTAAGTGAACTTTGAGGATGTTAAACGAATTTTCACAATGAATTCTGAGGATATTAAGTGACTTTTGATGATTTAATTAACTTTGAGGATATTAAGTGACTTTTGATGATTTAATTAACTTTGAGGATATTAAGTGACTTTTGATGATTTAATTAACTTTGAGGATATTAAGTGACTTTTGATGATTTAATTAACTTTGAGGATATTAAGTGGACTTTGACATTAAAAGTTTATTGGGATATCAAATCAAGCaatgaaatttaaaatgatgagataaaaattacagACCTGTTCTGATTTTTGATGAATTGTAATCTCTGATTAGATTTAGCTGCGAAGCCACGTGAGGCTATTTCATAGACTCTGCCAGTAGTAGCTTAAACCAAAGTTCTAATAGGAACCATGTTATCAGTTAACATGGGCCGAATGACGCACATTAGGAACTATTTATAGTTTAC
Above is a window of Theileria parva strain Muguga chromosome 2, complete sequence, whole genome shotgun sequence DNA encoding:
- the rrp4 gene encoding Exosome complex exonuclease RRP4 N-terminal region family protein; this encodes MVDTNVVVPGDVVSSDSSFLLQGHGTYVSDKQLRASYLGSVKHVNQLVYVEPFGGKYVGQIGDIVIGVVDSIQGNKWFLDVNAVELAQLSILQVNTEELANRRKIDEDIYEMSNLFNVNDIVSCEIQRISPTGTIMLQTRTSKYGKLENGILVKIKPNLVIRKGKHIYDMECGVRIILGCNGYIWLTSQKAHELLKKEKENSPEKANFITRVCIIRSILLMFSSKLIKVNFDVIEKAFAIYSHLFPNRCDMDKQMEEPILSNF
- the RPL5 gene encoding 60S ribosomal protein L5, encoding MTFLRVVKNKAYFRRFQVKFRRRREGKTDYYARRRLVAQDKNKYDSPKYRLVVRLTNKRVICQIVSSTLVGDKVHASADSSELVHYGVKVGLTNYAAAYCTGLLLARRLLTKLKLDSQFVGKVEADGELYHVEEEDNERRPFKALLDVGIKNVTTGNRVFGALKGACDGGLHVPHSEKRFPGYSVDDENNGSYDAQAHRDRIFGTHVANYMEYLKEEDPEKYKRQFSAYLKLGLDSESLEDMYAKAHENIRKNPVLPTKPKRKLKHVREGSKVLTSKGSYVRNVKISKAQRRERVKQKISLLVNES
- the RPL7A gene encoding 60S ribosomal protein L7a-2, with the protein product MAPTVKKSKKQPAPAPLAKPKETKAKNPFFERLPRDFGIGRSIRPRVNLSRYVRWPRYIKIQRQHRVLLQRLKIPPALNQFNYTIDKSQALQLLRFLSKYKPETKKEKAARLLKDAELAASGAEVATKKPFMLKSGLNHVTNLVEYKKAKLVVIAHDVDPIELVLWLPALCRKKEVPYCIIKSKSRLGKLVHQKTASVVAVDNVRKEDQAEFDNLVRTFTAMFNENSELRKRWGGHIMGIKSQHMIAKREALIAMENAKKLGLTYN